The following proteins are co-located in the Microbacterium sp. SORGH_AS_0888 genome:
- a CDS encoding WXG100 family type VII secretion target — translation MYLKADIESIAASAQVLSSAADTLDVDMDALAAASRTMRARWMGDAQTAWTGRHAQIDGTLRDKATTLRLTSRRVSQYAQELAQADVDGARAVLGL, via the coding sequence ATGTATCTCAAAGCGGACATCGAATCGATCGCCGCGTCGGCGCAGGTGCTTTCGAGCGCGGCCGACACCCTCGATGTCGACATGGACGCGTTGGCCGCCGCTTCCCGCACCATGCGAGCGCGGTGGATGGGCGACGCCCAGACCGCGTGGACTGGGCGGCACGCGCAGATCGATGGCACTCTGCGCGATAAGGCCACGACGCTCCGTCTGACGAGCCGCCGCGTATCGCAGTACGCCCAGGAACTGGCCCAGGCGGACGTCGACGGCGCTCGCGCGGTCCTCGGACTCTGA
- the smc gene encoding chromosome segregation protein SMC produces the protein MHLKSVTLKGFKSFAQPTTFAFEPGVTAIVGPNGSGKSNVVDALAWVMGEQGAKTLRGGKMEDVIFAGTSTRGPLGRAEVQLTIDNSDGALPIEYAEVTISRTLFRNGSSEYAINGESCRLLDLQELLSDSGLGREMHVIVGQGRLDTVLQASPEDRRGFIEEAAGILKHRRRKEKTLRKLEAMEANLTRLSDLAGEIRRQLKPLGRQAEVAREAATIAAEVRDAKARLYADELVGLRRDLADQARNEQERHAEQLVLQDQLDQVRASLARLEAEQRSEAVDDARRTAFGLEQVQERLRGLFTLAQQRLALLSADEDALIPTPTVSQSDIDAVRAELDEISVGEAQDAAAAAGREVARARAELDALDSDIAEQSALVSEHDMRITALRGTAAAATSALEAIVAGVERQQRALDAALARRADAEEALAGVDPDLTPEESSAEHAAAYERAQRRAADAETDVAGIRERLHAAEREIDALAAQVATLGRALDVRGGAAEIVAAGGDGVRGLVGDAVQVRPGFEAAVAAALGGIAEGVLVDTALDARRTADRVRDDELGVVEIAIADVEAEPAPEAPEGTVRAVDVVTAPEGVRGLLARVVIADDLDAAQREAAASADLRVVSRSGEIVTRYTLRAGSGAGRSRLELAAERDAAAERLEELTIVAESLREALGERSRELTEARAATAHALQALREHDAALAAHAEQVNRATVRHEAAVAECERLTQALAQAQAAVAEAEDSARVAEERLANALEAPRPILDASAREGMLAALDQAREAEMRARLDVETLRERIRAGEARIVALEKQRERERVAAAEAARRAVIRRRQREIAAEVADQLPALLDSVDRSVSQARVELAAAESARTAVTAQVAEQRRVESTVRERLTALTESVHGLQLRSHEKRLHVTSLLERVQSELALDEEILVAEYGPDQPVPVADGAEEPFDRARQRARLQAAERKLAQLGRVNPLALEEFAALEQRHAFLTEQLADLTQTRKDLMTIIEELDERMQTIFLAAFEDTREAFTEVFPMLFPGGTGSIALTDPENPLTTGIEVSVRPVGKKVERLSLLSGGERSLAAVALLVSIFTARPSPFYILDEVEAALDDANLGRLLSVFEKLRAASQLIVITHQKRTMEIADALYGVSMRQDGVSAVVGQRVREPATS, from the coding sequence ATGCACCTGAAGAGCGTCACGCTCAAAGGGTTCAAGTCGTTCGCGCAGCCCACGACGTTCGCCTTCGAGCCCGGTGTCACCGCCATCGTCGGGCCGAACGGCTCGGGCAAGTCCAACGTCGTCGACGCGCTCGCCTGGGTCATGGGGGAGCAGGGTGCCAAGACGCTCCGCGGCGGCAAGATGGAGGATGTCATCTTCGCCGGGACATCCACGCGCGGACCGCTCGGGCGTGCCGAGGTGCAGCTGACGATCGACAACTCCGACGGTGCGCTGCCGATCGAGTACGCCGAGGTCACGATCAGCCGGACCCTCTTCCGCAACGGATCCAGCGAGTACGCGATCAACGGGGAGTCCTGCCGCCTGCTCGACCTGCAGGAGCTGCTCAGCGACTCCGGCCTCGGCCGCGAGATGCACGTGATCGTGGGGCAGGGGCGGCTCGACACCGTGCTGCAGGCGAGCCCGGAGGACCGGCGCGGGTTCATCGAGGAGGCCGCCGGCATCCTCAAGCACCGCCGCCGCAAGGAGAAGACGCTCCGAAAGCTCGAGGCGATGGAGGCCAACCTCACGCGCCTCAGCGACCTGGCCGGCGAGATCCGCCGCCAGCTCAAGCCGCTCGGGCGTCAGGCCGAGGTCGCGCGGGAGGCCGCCACGATCGCCGCCGAGGTGCGCGACGCGAAGGCGCGGCTGTACGCCGACGAGCTCGTCGGCCTGCGCCGTGACCTCGCCGACCAGGCGCGGAACGAACAGGAGCGCCACGCCGAGCAGCTCGTGCTTCAGGATCAGCTCGACCAGGTCAGGGCCTCGCTCGCGCGGTTGGAGGCAGAGCAGCGCTCCGAAGCCGTCGACGACGCGCGGCGGACGGCGTTCGGCCTCGAGCAGGTGCAGGAACGGCTGCGGGGGCTCTTCACGCTCGCGCAGCAGCGGCTCGCGCTCCTCTCGGCCGACGAGGACGCCCTCATCCCGACACCGACCGTGTCGCAGTCCGACATCGACGCCGTGCGCGCGGAGCTCGACGAGATCTCGGTGGGCGAGGCTCAGGATGCCGCCGCCGCCGCAGGGCGTGAGGTCGCCCGCGCGCGGGCCGAGCTCGACGCGCTCGACAGCGACATCGCCGAGCAGAGCGCTCTCGTCTCCGAGCACGACATGCGCATCACGGCGCTGCGGGGGACCGCGGCTGCCGCGACGTCCGCGCTCGAGGCGATCGTCGCGGGCGTGGAACGGCAGCAGCGGGCGCTCGACGCCGCCCTGGCGCGTCGCGCCGACGCCGAGGAGGCGCTCGCCGGTGTGGACCCCGACCTCACCCCGGAGGAGTCCTCCGCGGAGCATGCCGCCGCCTATGAGCGGGCGCAGCGCCGTGCCGCCGACGCGGAGACGGATGTCGCCGGCATCCGCGAACGGCTCCACGCGGCCGAACGCGAGATCGACGCCCTCGCCGCCCAGGTCGCGACGCTCGGGCGAGCCCTCGACGTGCGAGGCGGGGCCGCCGAGATCGTCGCCGCCGGCGGAGACGGGGTCCGCGGGCTCGTCGGCGACGCCGTGCAGGTGCGGCCCGGTTTCGAGGCCGCCGTCGCGGCGGCGCTGGGCGGCATCGCGGAGGGCGTTCTCGTGGACACGGCCCTCGACGCGCGTCGGACCGCCGACCGCGTCCGCGACGACGAGCTCGGCGTGGTCGAGATCGCGATCGCGGACGTCGAGGCGGAACCGGCGCCGGAGGCGCCCGAGGGCACCGTGCGGGCCGTGGACGTGGTCACCGCGCCCGAGGGCGTCCGCGGTCTCCTCGCCCGCGTCGTGATCGCCGACGACCTCGACGCTGCTCAGCGTGAGGCCGCCGCATCCGCGGACCTCAGGGTCGTCAGCCGGTCCGGTGAGATCGTCACCCGGTACACCCTCCGTGCCGGCAGCGGGGCCGGCAGGTCGCGACTCGAGCTCGCGGCGGAACGCGATGCCGCCGCCGAACGCCTCGAGGAGCTGACGATCGTCGCCGAATCACTGCGGGAGGCGCTCGGCGAGCGATCGCGCGAGCTCACCGAGGCGCGGGCCGCGACAGCGCACGCGCTCCAGGCCCTGCGCGAGCACGACGCGGCGCTCGCCGCGCACGCCGAGCAGGTCAACCGCGCGACCGTGCGCCACGAGGCCGCCGTCGCCGAGTGCGAGCGTCTGACGCAGGCGCTCGCACAGGCGCAGGCCGCCGTCGCCGAGGCCGAGGACTCCGCCCGTGTCGCCGAGGAACGCCTCGCGAACGCGTTGGAGGCACCGCGTCCGATCCTCGACGCGTCCGCCCGCGAAGGCATGCTCGCCGCGCTCGACCAGGCGCGCGAGGCCGAGATGCGGGCGCGGCTCGACGTCGAGACGCTCCGGGAACGCATCCGTGCCGGAGAAGCGCGCATCGTGGCGCTGGAGAAGCAGCGCGAACGCGAGCGCGTGGCGGCCGCGGAGGCGGCGCGACGTGCCGTGATCCGGCGTCGACAGCGCGAGATCGCGGCGGAGGTCGCGGACCAGCTGCCCGCCCTGCTCGACTCGGTCGATCGCTCGGTCAGCCAGGCGCGCGTGGAGCTCGCCGCCGCGGAGTCGGCGCGCACGGCCGTCACGGCGCAGGTCGCCGAGCAGCGGCGCGTCGAGAGCACGGTCCGCGAGCGGCTGACGGCCCTGACCGAGAGCGTCCACGGCCTGCAGCTGCGCTCGCACGAGAAGCGGCTGCACGTGACGAGCCTGCTCGAACGAGTCCAGAGCGAGCTCGCACTGGACGAGGAGATCCTCGTCGCGGAGTACGGGCCGGACCAGCCGGTGCCGGTCGCCGACGGCGCCGAGGAGCCCTTCGACCGGGCGCGTCAACGCGCGCGGCTGCAGGCGGCGGAGCGCAAGCTCGCGCAGCTCGGACGGGTCAACCCGCTGGCGCTCGAGGAGTTCGCCGCGCTCGAGCAGCGTCACGCCTTCCTCACCGAGCAGCTCGCCGATCTGACCCAGACGCGCAAGGACCTGATGACGATCATCGAGGAGCTCGACGAGCGGATGCAGACGATCTTCCTCGCCGCGTTCGAGGACACGCGGGAAGCCTTCACCGAGGTCTTCCCGATGCTGTTCCCCGGCGGGACCGGATCGATCGCGCTGACGGATCCGGAGAATCCGCTGACGACCGGGATCGAGGTCTCGGTGCGTCCGGTCGGCAAGAAGGTCGAGCGTCTGTCGCTGCTCTCGGGCGGTGAGCGCTCGCTCGCGGCGGTCGCGCTGCTGGTGTCGATCTTCACCGCGCGGCCGAGCCCCTTCTACATCCTCGACGAGGTCGAGGCCGCGCTCGACGACGCGAACCTCGGACGTCTGCTCAGCGTCTTCGAGAAGCTGCGTGCGGCGAGCCAGCTCATCGTCATCACCCATCAGAAGCGCACGATGGAGATCGCCGATGCGCTGTACGGCGTCTCGATGCGGCAGGACGGGGTCTCGGCCGTCGTGGGCCAGCGTGTGCGCGAGCCGGCCACGTCCTGA
- the rnc gene encoding ribonuclease III — translation MTDVADASALTQKLGVDIDPELLSLALTHRSYAYEHGQGPHNERLEFLGDSVLGQAVTVHLFLQHPELEEGQLAKRRAGVVSTVALAEVARGLGLGSFVRLGRGEQLTGGDDKDSILADTMEALIGATFLSAGQEAATALVLRLVEPLLDDPDRYGAAIDPKTSLQELAASLGAQPPTYRLTADGPDHARTFRATVTVGGIQTVGDGTSKKQAEMAAALDAWHRLSGRA, via the coding sequence ATGACGGACGTGGCGGACGCTTCCGCACTCACGCAGAAGCTCGGGGTCGACATCGACCCCGAGCTTCTGTCGCTCGCGCTCACACACCGTTCCTACGCGTATGAGCACGGTCAGGGACCGCACAACGAGCGCCTCGAGTTCCTCGGTGACTCGGTGCTGGGCCAGGCTGTCACCGTGCACCTGTTCCTGCAGCATCCCGAGCTCGAGGAAGGGCAGTTGGCCAAGCGCCGCGCCGGCGTCGTGTCGACCGTGGCGCTGGCCGAGGTGGCGCGCGGACTCGGGCTCGGCTCCTTCGTACGGCTCGGACGTGGCGAGCAGCTGACGGGCGGAGACGACAAGGACTCGATCCTCGCCGACACTATGGAGGCCCTCATCGGGGCGACCTTCCTCTCGGCCGGACAGGAGGCGGCGACCGCCCTCGTCCTGCGGCTCGTCGAGCCGCTGCTCGACGACCCGGACCGCTACGGCGCGGCGATCGACCCCAAGACGAGTCTCCAGGAGCTGGCGGCGTCGCTCGGCGCGCAGCCGCCGACCTACCGCCTGACCGCCGACGGACCCGATCACGCACGGACTTTCCGGGCCACGGTCACGGTCGGCGGCATCCAGACCGTCGGCGACGGCACGAGCAAGAAGCAGGCCGAGATGGCCGCCGCGCTCGACGCGTGGCACCGCCTCAGCGGCCGTGCCTGA